Proteins from one Faecalibacterium sp. I3-3-33 genomic window:
- a CDS encoding glycosyltransferase family 2 protein: protein MEKRTDWSISMELDQEKQNQEAAERCRALAQRIVRELAPRSVQVLEDSGLLEKAFCKMNTAVVQSAPELLVVADPQWVSLPAVQAEKVLLVCAEYAGMADCAKQLVAQGFCRELAWKDHGKEQPTALFCRMDAPELPELENGYEQQLDILRERTLLAERTAAEQTAQLERLRSDLSLSRSHEQALEKTLNSVVNSTFWKASWPLRYLVSKCRQLWHTFPLFVFFATLRRVGFAGVKAQAKAKKEYKKLFPGKTMPADRFADVELLVRQAADQPAAPLISIVVPLYNTPHDFLVELLDSVQNQTYRNWELCMVDAGQDADVGALVQERASTDSRIRYRKLDSNEGIAGNTNQGFALATGEYIALLDHDDILHPCALWYVAEAIAKQGADFVYTDEVTFEGDIDHLTVYHFKPDYMLDNLRSNNYICHLSVFSAALLAKVGGDERAEFNGSQDYDLYLRLTEQAEKIVHIPHLLYYWRSSPASVASNISAKTYCLEAAMKALRAHYDRMGVPVDAVTMVPNTPGFYKTDYTITKPGRVSVLIPSCDHSGDLRLCVESIYRKTTYPDFEIIIIENNSKEPATFRCYEQLQKEHPDTLHVLTWQGTGFNYSALNNFGARAATGEYLLLLNNDTEVISPRWMEEMVMYAQQDRVGCVGAKLLYPDNTIQHAGIGFGFLTLAAHMHKNFPVGHPGYMGRLSYAQDVYAVTAACLMVRKDVYEQVEGLDESFAVAFNDVDFCVRVREAGYTNVFTPFAQLYHYESKSRGLDESPAKRKRFASEVERFQKRWAKQLAAGDPCMNPNFDLMKEDFSFDIKPLE from the coding sequence GTGGAAAAACGCACGGATTGGAGTATCAGCATGGAGTTGGATCAGGAAAAGCAGAATCAGGAGGCTGCCGAGCGCTGCCGTGCACTGGCACAGCGCATCGTGCGGGAGCTGGCTCCCCGCAGCGTACAGGTGCTGGAGGACAGCGGGCTGCTGGAAAAAGCTTTTTGTAAAATGAATACTGCAGTGGTGCAAAGCGCCCCGGAGCTGCTGGTGGTGGCAGACCCCCAGTGGGTCAGCCTGCCCGCCGTACAGGCGGAAAAAGTGCTGCTGGTGTGCGCAGAGTACGCCGGCATGGCAGACTGCGCAAAGCAGCTTGTAGCACAGGGCTTCTGCCGGGAGCTTGCGTGGAAGGATCACGGCAAGGAGCAGCCGACGGCACTTTTCTGCCGCATGGACGCCCCGGAGCTGCCGGAGCTGGAAAACGGCTACGAGCAGCAGCTGGACATTCTGCGGGAGCGCACCCTGCTGGCCGAGCGCACCGCCGCCGAGCAGACCGCGCAGCTGGAGCGGCTGCGCAGCGACCTTTCCCTGAGCCGCAGCCATGAGCAGGCCTTGGAAAAGACCCTGAACAGCGTGGTCAACTCCACCTTCTGGAAGGCCAGCTGGCCGCTGCGGTATCTGGTAAGCAAGTGCCGCCAGCTGTGGCACACCTTCCCGCTGTTCGTCTTTTTTGCCACCCTGCGCCGGGTGGGCTTTGCGGGCGTAAAGGCACAGGCCAAGGCGAAGAAGGAGTACAAAAAGCTGTTCCCGGGCAAGACCATGCCCGCCGACCGCTTTGCGGACGTGGAACTGCTGGTGCGGCAGGCCGCAGACCAGCCCGCAGCACCCCTGATCAGCATCGTGGTGCCGCTGTACAACACCCCCCACGATTTTCTGGTGGAATTGCTGGACTCGGTGCAGAACCAGACCTACCGCAACTGGGAGCTGTGCATGGTGGATGCCGGTCAGGACGCGGACGTGGGTGCCCTCGTGCAGGAGCGCGCCAGCACGGACAGCCGCATCCGCTACCGGAAACTGGACAGCAACGAGGGCATTGCGGGCAACACCAATCAGGGCTTTGCCCTTGCCACGGGTGAATATATCGCCCTGCTGGACCATGACGACATCTTGCACCCCTGCGCACTGTGGTATGTGGCGGAAGCCATCGCCAAGCAGGGCGCGGACTTTGTGTACACGGACGAAGTGACCTTTGAAGGGGACATCGACCATCTGACGGTCTACCACTTCAAACCGGATTATATGCTGGATAACCTCCGCTCCAACAACTATATCTGCCACCTGAGCGTGTTCAGCGCGGCGCTGCTGGCAAAGGTGGGCGGCGACGAGCGGGCAGAGTTCAACGGCAGTCAGGATTACGACCTCTACCTGCGCCTGACCGAGCAGGCGGAAAAGATCGTGCACATCCCGCACCTGCTCTACTACTGGCGTTCCAGCCCGGCAAGCGTAGCCAGCAACATCTCTGCCAAGACCTACTGTCTGGAAGCGGCCATGAAGGCGCTGCGCGCCCACTACGACCGCATGGGCGTGCCGGTGGACGCGGTGACCATGGTGCCCAACACCCCGGGCTTCTACAAGACCGATTACACCATCACAAAGCCCGGGCGGGTCAGTGTGCTGATCCCCAGCTGCGACCATTCGGGTGACCTGCGGCTGTGTGTGGAGTCCATCTACCGCAAGACCACCTACCCGGATTTTGAGATCATCATCATCGAGAACAACAGCAAGGAGCCTGCCACTTTCCGCTGCTATGAGCAGCTGCAAAAGGAGCACCCGGACACCCTGCATGTGCTCACATGGCAGGGCACCGGCTTCAATTACAGCGCCCTGAATAACTTCGGCGCACGGGCTGCCACCGGCGAGTATCTGCTGCTGCTCAACAACGATACCGAGGTCATCTCGCCCCGCTGGATGGAGGAGATGGTCATGTACGCCCAGCAGGACCGTGTGGGCTGCGTGGGCGCAAAGCTGCTCTACCCGGACAACACCATCCAGCACGCGGGCATCGGCTTCGGCTTCCTGACGCTGGCGGCGCACATGCACAAGAACTTCCCCGTGGGACACCCCGGCTATATGGGACGGCTCTCCTACGCGCAGGACGTGTACGCAGTGACCGCCGCCTGCCTGATGGTGCGCAAGGACGTATACGAGCAGGTGGAAGGGCTGGACGAGAGCTTTGCCGTGGCCTTCAACGACGTGGACTTCTGCGTGCGCGTGCGGGAGGCGGGCTACACCAACGTGTTCACCCCCTTTGCCCAGCTGTACCACTACGAGAGCAAGAGCCGCGGGCTGGACGAAAGTCCCGCCAAGCGCAAGCGCTTTGCCTCTGAGGTGGAACGGTTCCAGAAGCGGTGGGCAAAGCAGCTGGCTGCGGGCGACCCCTGCATGAACCCCAACTTTGACCTGATGAAGGAGGACTTCAGCTTTGACATCAAGCCGCTGGAGTGA
- a CDS encoding helix-turn-helix domain-containing protein translates to MSEIAACTLIQEAPDRKTERYMMMFKDYPDVVTVEHLQKMLGVGRKIAYLLVKENKIRSVRVGRSYKIPKICVVEYLLDKT, encoded by the coding sequence ATGAGCGAGATCGCAGCCTGCACTTTGATTCAGGAAGCGCCCGACCGCAAGACGGAGCGGTACATGATGATGTTCAAGGATTACCCGGATGTGGTGACGGTGGAACATCTTCAGAAGATGCTGGGGGTAGGACGGAAGATCGCCTACCTGCTGGTCAAGGAAAACAAGATCCGGTCTGTCCGTGTGGGGCGCAGTTACAAGATCCCGAAGATCTGCGTTGTAGAGTACCTGCTGGACAAGACTTGA
- the rfbA gene encoding glucose-1-phosphate thymidylyltransferase RfbA codes for MKGIILAGGAGTRLYPLTMVTSKQLLPVYDKPMIYYPLSTLMLAGIQDILIISTPTDTPRFEALLGDGSQYGIHLQYKVQPSPDGLAQAFILGEEFIGDDCCAMILGDNIFYGNGFSKLLKSAVANAENKGRCTVFGYYVQDPERFGIVEFDKDGKVLSVEEKPQHPKSNYAITGLYFYNKEVVQMAKQVKPSARGELEITTLNDMYLKKDELDVQLLGRGFAWLDTGTMESLVEAADFVHMIEKRQGIKISAPEEIAFKYGWIDRDTLLESAERYGKSPYGQHLKNVADGKLRY; via the coding sequence ATGAAAGGCATTATTCTCGCCGGCGGTGCCGGCACACGGCTCTATCCTTTGACCATGGTCACCAGCAAACAGCTGCTGCCGGTCTACGACAAGCCCATGATCTACTATCCGCTGTCCACCCTTATGCTGGCGGGCATTCAGGATATCCTGATCATCTCTACCCCTACCGATACGCCCCGCTTTGAGGCGCTGCTGGGCGATGGCAGCCAGTACGGCATCCATCTGCAGTATAAGGTGCAGCCCTCCCCGGATGGTCTGGCACAGGCCTTTATTCTGGGTGAGGAGTTCATTGGCGACGACTGCTGCGCCATGATCCTGGGCGATAACATTTTCTACGGCAATGGCTTCTCCAAGCTGCTCAAGAGCGCCGTGGCCAACGCAGAGAACAAGGGCCGCTGCACCGTGTTCGGCTACTATGTGCAGGACCCCGAGCGCTTTGGCATCGTGGAGTTCGACAAGGACGGCAAGGTGCTCAGCGTGGAGGAAAAGCCCCAGCATCCCAAGTCCAACTACGCCATCACCGGTCTGTACTTCTACAACAAGGAAGTGGTGCAGATGGCAAAGCAGGTAAAGCCCTCTGCCCGCGGCGAGCTGGAGATCACCACCCTGAACGATATGTACCTGAAGAAGGACGAGCTGGATGTGCAGCTGCTGGGCCGCGGCTTTGCATGGCTGGACACCGGCACGATGGAGAGCCTTGTGGAGGCTGCCGACTTTGTGCACATGATCGAGAAGCGTCAGGGCATCAAGATCAGCGCACCGGAGGAGATCGCCTTCAAGTATGGCTGGATCGACCGCGACACCTTGCTGGAAAGCGCCGAGCGCTACGGCAAGAGCCCCTACGGCCAGCATCTGAAGAACGTGGCCGACGGCAAGCTGCGCTACTAA
- a CDS encoding sigma-70 family RNA polymerase sigma factor, whose protein sequence is MSFNNGNERRKLNAKREQLRVQYREAGMSEEAIQAMYEFDLGVLNSERAYDANTVAVCDGEDDVDARKAADLKQYEAAITVTDTYRETKSRFAWIGEIENERPLAALESLSELDLKILTLYVYAGYTESEIASALESKRITIHKRIERMAMFLKNF, encoded by the coding sequence ATGAGTTTCAATAATGGTAATGAACGTCGCAAGCTGAACGCAAAGCGGGAGCAACTCCGTGTGCAGTACCGCGAAGCCGGGATGAGCGAAGAGGCAATTCAGGCGATGTATGAGTTTGATCTGGGCGTCCTGAACAGTGAACGCGCCTATGATGCCAACACGGTGGCAGTCTGTGATGGCGAAGATGACGTTGACGCAAGGAAAGCAGCTGATCTTAAGCAATATGAGGCTGCGATCACGGTAACGGATACCTACCGCGAAACCAAGAGCCGCTTTGCATGGATCGGCGAAATCGAGAATGAGCGGCCGCTGGCTGCTCTTGAAAGCTTATCGGAACTCGACCTCAAAATTCTTACGCTCTATGTCTATGCCGGGTACACCGAGTCCGAGATTGCAAGTGCCTTGGAATCCAAAAGAATTACGATTCATAAGCGAATCGAGCGAATGGCTATGTTTTTGAAGAACTTTTGA
- a CDS encoding type II toxin-antitoxin system PemK/MazF family toxin, with translation MQQNWKFQRGDIFFTHFGASTGSEQCGDRPAVILQNDVGNYHSPTLIVATMTSKAEKKVNQPTHCLLENAGLNMPSVVQAEQIFTIDKSRALKYLGHLTPEEMRRVDDAVRISLALNPMGSIQQIEPIRRSTAVYAPPEVVNGKPPVYPYTPIRSSFENAGSIEEMMLYTELQSAVHAMIQRLEYSFTFNPSLLTIPKRKQQVAEILEEAEKYIWRIKEEMRCA, from the coding sequence TTGCAGCAAAACTGGAAATTCCAACGTGGAGACATCTTCTTCACCCATTTTGGGGCGAGCACTGGCTCGGAACAGTGCGGTGACCGCCCGGCGGTCATTCTTCAGAATGACGTGGGCAATTATCACTCGCCGACCCTGATCGTTGCGACCATGACAAGCAAGGCGGAAAAGAAAGTAAATCAGCCGACCCACTGCCTGTTGGAAAACGCAGGGTTGAATATGCCATCCGTTGTGCAGGCAGAGCAGATCTTCACCATCGACAAGAGCCGGGCGCTGAAGTATCTGGGGCATCTGACCCCGGAGGAAATGCGCCGGGTGGATGATGCAGTTCGGATCAGCCTTGCGCTGAACCCTATGGGCAGCATCCAGCAGATAGAGCCTATCCGGCGCTCTACGGCGGTCTACGCGCCGCCTGAGGTGGTGAATGGCAAACCGCCTGTCTACCCCTATACGCCCATCCGGTCGTCCTTTGAGAACGCCGGTAGCATCGAGGAAATGATGCTGTACACCGAGTTGCAATCCGCGGTTCATGCCATGATCCAGCGGCTGGAATACAGCTTCACCTTCAATCCCAGCCTGCTCACCATCCCGAAGCGTAAGCAGCAGGTGGCTGAGATCTTAGAGGAAGCCGAGAAGTACATTTGGAGAATCAAGGAGGAAATGCGATGCGCCTGA
- a CDS encoding SpoIID/LytB domain-containing protein: MKHLHSFARRAAAFLLAAVLCVCIPAAAASAATTIGGADTTLIPAEDENCLSWLFGSKDKITMPYLNIKGQGLKRNVTLDLEDCLVGITYTELGSIGSYVSASAAQQAWKAQAVAVHSYLEYHKQYGSSANALIYTPVSQIPASARNAIRKAVQAVKDEVLVYNGSVCDAVWSASAGYNTQTGVYGTCASLDAWGTDVPYLQSVESPYEEQYHNLLRRVIGKDYTYIEYNDSRTGEPYQSADTTHKDLGGFVQYNTLVSNGRSYRYINQFVSSRYCFDFGADANGTPCMTYYGFGHGVGMSQCGAVGYAAEEGMNYKQILQHYYTGAKIRTSTTRSGGLFGWLAGLFR; encoded by the coding sequence TTGAAACATCTGCATTCTTTTGCTCGCCGCGCGGCGGCTTTTCTGCTGGCGGCGGTGCTGTGCGTCTGCATCCCGGCGGCAGCGGCTTCGGCTGCCACCACCATCGGCGGGGCCGATACTACCCTGATCCCCGCAGAGGACGAAAACTGTCTCAGCTGGCTGTTTGGCTCCAAGGATAAGATCACCATGCCGTACCTGAACATCAAGGGGCAGGGGCTCAAGCGCAACGTCACGCTGGATCTTGAGGACTGTCTGGTGGGCATCACCTATACCGAGCTTGGCTCCATTGGCAGCTACGTCAGCGCCAGCGCCGCGCAGCAGGCGTGGAAGGCGCAGGCGGTGGCGGTGCACTCCTATCTGGAATACCACAAGCAGTACGGCTCGTCTGCCAATGCGCTGATCTACACCCCGGTCAGCCAGATCCCGGCTTCTGCCCGCAATGCCATCCGCAAGGCGGTGCAGGCGGTCAAGGATGAGGTGCTGGTGTACAATGGCAGCGTGTGCGACGCGGTATGGTCGGCCAGTGCGGGCTACAACACCCAGACCGGCGTGTACGGCACCTGCGCCAGTCTGGACGCATGGGGCACGGATGTGCCCTATCTGCAAAGCGTGGAAAGCCCCTACGAGGAGCAGTACCACAACCTGCTGCGCCGGGTCATCGGCAAGGACTACACCTATATAGAATACAACGACAGCCGCACCGGCGAGCCCTACCAGAGCGCCGACACCACCCACAAGGATCTGGGCGGCTTTGTGCAGTACAACACGTTGGTGTCCAACGGGCGCAGCTACCGGTACATCAACCAGTTCGTCTCCTCCCGCTACTGCTTCGATTTTGGTGCGGACGCAAACGGCACCCCCTGCATGACCTACTACGGCTTTGGTCACGGCGTGGGCATGAGCCAGTGCGGCGCGGTGGGCTATGCCGCCGAGGAGGGCATGAACTACAAGCAGATCTTACAGCACTACTACACTGGCGCAAAGATCCGTACCAGTACCACCCGCAGCGGCGGGCTGTTCGGCTGGCTGGCGGGGCTGTTCCGCTGA
- a CDS encoding glycosyltransferase produces MTQTETKGETQMELSACIVVYNGAEEAIRAAQTVLDCTRRYPLTLYLVDNASPDGSGQRLTAAAKDGTLRTAPGQTVQVLCRMENGGFGTGHNTVLSLLHSRVHFILNPDIQLTADTLSDLADWMAAHPGVVMTRPGLTFPDGKPQQLPLRRCNVRAMAYRQLPCLRFWAKYNDRYLMADKDLTKPTEIEFCTGSFSAVDTAAFKAVGGFDEGYFMYVEDADLTQKMRTRGKAYLVPQYTAIHAWHRAAHRSLKPFLWQLRSLLRYFSKWGFAW; encoded by the coding sequence TTGACCCAAACTGAAACGAAAGGGGAAACGCAGATGGAGCTTTCGGCCTGTATCGTGGTGTATAACGGCGCGGAGGAAGCCATCAGAGCCGCCCAGACCGTGCTGGACTGCACCCGCCGCTACCCGCTCACCCTGTATCTGGTGGATAACGCCAGCCCGGACGGCAGCGGACAGCGGCTGACCGCCGCCGCAAAGGACGGCACCCTGCGCACCGCCCCCGGGCAGACGGTGCAGGTACTCTGCCGGATGGAGAACGGCGGCTTCGGCACCGGGCACAACACGGTGCTCTCGCTGCTGCACAGCCGGGTGCACTTTATCCTGAACCCGGATATCCAGCTGACCGCGGACACCCTGAGCGACCTTGCGGACTGGATGGCGGCGCACCCCGGCGTGGTGATGACCCGCCCGGGACTGACCTTCCCGGACGGCAAACCCCAGCAGCTGCCGCTGCGCCGGTGCAACGTGCGCGCCATGGCCTACCGTCAGCTGCCCTGTCTGCGCTTTTGGGCAAAGTACAACGACCGCTACCTGATGGCAGACAAAGACCTGACAAAGCCCACCGAAATTGAGTTCTGCACCGGCAGCTTTTCGGCGGTGGACACCGCCGCCTTCAAGGCGGTAGGCGGCTTTGACGAGGGGTACTTCATGTATGTGGAGGACGCCGACCTGACCCAGAAGATGCGCACCCGGGGCAAGGCGTATCTGGTGCCCCAGTACACCGCCATCCACGCGTGGCACCGCGCGGCGCACCGCAGCCTGAAGCCCTTTCTGTGGCAGCTGCGCAGCCTGCTGCGCTACTTTTCCAAGTGGGGCTTTGCGTGGTAA
- a CDS encoding DUF6551 family protein — translation MRLNDNTTFIGINPPYQLSVIHSSKLIYPREIYQRGVERKRVELIARDFNEYIVNEPKVSFRNGRYYVMDGQHTIEGCILLNGGEDRPILCKVYTGLTMEQEALLFAEQNGHTAPLSAGIKLRAKVVGGDAPSKAFVAATNRVGLSLNYDSMQLSDYRISCVGTALKLYDQLGEEIYCEALRHIVAAWEGRPDSFRAAVLRGVMYFVQLYHGQYSAERLVRALSGVHPMELYRISRDNPAKLPGWRRYVYPIYTTYNGKCRKDALPMKF, via the coding sequence ATGCGCCTGAACGACAACACTACTTTCATTGGTATCAACCCGCCGTACCAGCTTTCGGTCATCCATAGCAGCAAGCTGATCTATCCCCGCGAGATCTACCAGCGGGGCGTGGAGCGCAAGCGGGTGGAGCTGATCGCCAGGGACTTCAACGAGTACATCGTTAACGAGCCGAAGGTCAGCTTCCGCAACGGCAGGTACTATGTGATGGATGGGCAGCACACCATCGAGGGCTGCATCCTCCTTAACGGCGGCGAGGATCGCCCGATCCTCTGCAAGGTCTATACCGGTCTGACGATGGAGCAGGAAGCCCTGCTCTTTGCGGAGCAGAACGGTCACACCGCACCTCTGTCGGCGGGCATCAAGCTGCGCGCCAAGGTAGTGGGCGGTGATGCGCCTTCCAAGGCGTTTGTTGCAGCCACCAACCGGGTGGGGCTGTCCCTCAACTACGACAGCATGCAGCTGAGCGACTACCGTATCAGCTGCGTGGGCACGGCGCTGAAGCTGTACGACCAGCTGGGCGAAGAAATCTACTGCGAAGCCCTGCGGCACATCGTGGCAGCGTGGGAGGGCAGACCGGATTCCTTCCGGGCGGCTGTCCTGCGGGGCGTGATGTACTTTGTGCAGCTGTATCATGGACAGTACAGCGCGGAGCGGCTTGTCCGTGCGCTGAGCGGCGTCCATCCCATGGAACTCTACCGTATCAGCCGGGATAACCCTGCCAAGCTTCCGGGCTGGCGGCGGTACGTTTACCCCATCTACACCACCTACAACGGCAAGTGCAGGAAGGATGCACTGCCGATGAAGTTCTAA